From uncultured Bacteroides sp., a single genomic window includes:
- a CDS encoding glycoside hydrolase family 2 TIM barrel-domain containing protein has protein sequence MKQQLFVLLFGLGILSPVVAQNNDWENQHVLQINREPAHASYVPFGKEKNDRMLLLDGTWKFNWVSTPDQRPVNFYETNFDDSKWVDFPVPANWEMHGYGTPIYVSAGYPFKINPPYVMGEPKATYTTYKERNPVGSYRRSFTLPAGWNGKEVFLHFEGVQSAFYVWVNGKKVGYSQGSMEPSEFNITPYLKQGENKLAVEVYRYSDGSYLEDQDMWRFAGIQRSVYLYSTENIRIRDFAVRTILDADYKNASLQIEPKLAVYNGQRGEGYTIQAQLYDEIGNPVLPSALKQDAVPVLNLDNKAEIMNDRNPQRGARKFAWLETKVVNPKMWTAETPNLYTLQLTLNNANNEVVEQITTKIGFRSLEIKNGLFLVNGKPIRLRGVNRHEHDPYTGKVMSEERMLQDILLMKKGNINAVRTCHYPNNPRWYELCDQYGIYVMDEADIEEHGLRGALASDPEWTAAFLDRASRMAIRDKNHPSVIFWSMGNEAGYGFNFAAISAWLKDYDPTRSIHYEGAQGVDKDPETVDVISRFYPRLQEEYLNPNIPEGGDKERPENARWERLLTIAQKTNDNRPIMTSEYAHAMGNALGNFKEYWDEMYSNPRLLGGFIWEWSDQGIFKKRADGKTMVAFGGDFGDVPNLKTFCLKGIVSSDRGITPKYLEVKKVYQPIHIEWQDSSALKLKITNRQHHSDLSAYRMLCTITANGKEVERSEVAVPVIEPGEFATVQLKTKKALPAKGDVRLKVSFVLKNDCSWAKAGYEVAWEQLCIRNGFADNTSMPATLGNKPDALQTVTNGDLLLVKGKNFSMQWNLKEGSLKSLVYNKQEMLSNPKDMPAQPIFQAFRAPVDNDKSFGNWLAKDWKNAGMDAPKYTVESADWKKDAEGDIVINTVIRSSYIKGSIVSRAQFTVKKSGSIDVEYHFLPQGELPELPRLGIAMVFNNNFEQYSWYGRGPQESYPDRKTSTRIGLWHSTVSEELFDYPIPQESGNKEEVQLLTLTNTKGKGITVTAVQKPFSASALHYFAQDLYRTAHSCDLVPRKDVILSIDEQQLGLGNSSCGPAVLKRYAIEKKEHILHFRITPAERFLSPGKFE, from the coding sequence ATGAAACAACAATTATTCGTTTTATTATTTGGTTTAGGCATTTTATCTCCGGTAGTTGCACAAAACAATGATTGGGAAAACCAGCATGTATTGCAGATAAACCGTGAGCCGGCGCATGCCTCTTATGTTCCTTTTGGCAAGGAGAAGAATGACCGTATGCTTTTGCTGGATGGTACATGGAAATTCAATTGGGTGTCTACTCCTGACCAGCGTCCGGTTAATTTTTATGAGACAAACTTTGATGATTCAAAGTGGGTGGACTTTCCTGTTCCAGCCAATTGGGAGATGCATGGATATGGAACACCTATCTATGTAAGTGCCGGATATCCATTTAAGATAAATCCTCCTTATGTAATGGGGGAACCAAAAGCTACTTATACTACTTATAAGGAACGTAATCCGGTTGGTTCTTATCGTCGCTCGTTTACCTTGCCTGCCGGATGGAATGGCAAAGAGGTGTTTCTTCACTTTGAAGGAGTGCAGAGTGCGTTTTATGTATGGGTTAACGGAAAGAAAGTTGGATATAGTCAGGGTAGTATGGAACCTTCCGAGTTTAATATTACTCCCTATCTGAAACAAGGCGAGAATAAACTGGCGGTTGAGGTCTATCGTTATAGTGACGGAAGCTATCTTGAAGATCAGGACATGTGGCGTTTTGCCGGAATACAGCGTTCTGTATATCTATATTCTACAGAGAATATCCGTATCCGCGACTTTGCGGTACGTACAATTCTGGATGCCGATTATAAGAATGCTTCTTTGCAGATAGAACCTAAACTGGCTGTTTACAATGGACAGAGAGGAGAAGGGTATACTATTCAGGCACAATTGTATGATGAAATAGGAAACCCTGTATTGCCTTCTGCTCTTAAGCAAGATGCAGTTCCGGTTTTGAACCTTGATAATAAAGCTGAGATAATGAACGACCGTAATCCTCAGCGAGGAGCAAGAAAGTTTGCTTGGCTGGAAACAAAGGTTGTCAATCCGAAGATGTGGACAGCGGAAACTCCGAATCTGTATACTCTGCAACTTACACTCAACAATGCTAATAATGAGGTGGTAGAACAGATTACCACCAAAATAGGATTCAGAAGTCTGGAGATAAAGAACGGACTATTTCTTGTTAATGGGAAACCTATACGTTTAAGAGGTGTAAACCGTCATGAACACGATCCGTACACAGGGAAAGTGATGAGTGAAGAACGCATGTTGCAGGATATACTTCTAATGAAGAAAGGAAATATCAATGCAGTGCGTACATGTCATTATCCAAACAATCCACGTTGGTATGAATTATGCGATCAGTATGGTATTTATGTAATGGATGAAGCCGATATTGAAGAACACGGACTTCGCGGAGCGTTGGCCAGTGATCCGGAATGGACTGCTGCTTTCCTTGACAGGGCAAGCCGCATGGCTATTCGTGACAAGAACCATCCGTCGGTAATATTCTGGTCAATGGGTAATGAAGCAGGTTACGGGTTTAACTTTGCTGCAATCTCTGCATGGCTCAAAGATTATGATCCAACTCGTTCTATTCATTACGAAGGAGCGCAGGGAGTTGATAAAGACCCCGAAACAGTGGATGTAATCAGCCGTTTCTATCCACGACTTCAGGAGGAATATCTTAATCCGAATATCCCCGAAGGTGGAGATAAAGAAAGACCCGAAAATGCTCGTTGGGAACGTTTGCTGACAATCGCTCAGAAAACAAATGATAACCGTCCGATAATGACCAGTGAGTACGCTCATGCTATGGGTAATGCACTAGGAAATTTCAAGGAATACTGGGATGAAATGTACAGTAATCCACGACTTTTGGGAGGTTTCATCTGGGAATGGTCCGATCAGGGAATCTTTAAGAAACGTGCTGATGGTAAAACAATGGTTGCCTTTGGTGGCGACTTTGGAGACGTTCCCAATCTGAAGACTTTCTGTCTGAAAGGAATTGTTTCTTCCGACAGAGGCATTACTCCAAAATATCTTGAAGTTAAGAAGGTGTATCAGCCTATTCATATAGAATGGCAGGATAGTTCTGCTTTGAAACTTAAAATAACCAACAGACAACATCATTCCGACTTGTCGGCTTACCGAATGTTGTGTACAATCACTGCTAATGGCAAGGAAGTTGAACGTTCGGAAGTTGCAGTTCCTGTTATCGAACCGGGAGAGTTTGCCACTGTTCAGCTAAAGACTAAGAAAGCATTACCAGCCAAAGGTGATGTCCGCCTTAAAGTAAGCTTTGTGCTGAAGAATGATTGCTCATGGGCTAAAGCCGGATATGAAGTAGCGTGGGAACAACTGTGCATCAGAAACGGTTTTGCGGATAATACCAGCATGCCTGCAACTTTAGGCAATAAGCCGGATGCTCTTCAGACTGTAACGAATGGAGATTTGCTTCTTGTGAAAGGGAAGAACTTTTCCATGCAATGGAATCTGAAAGAAGGAAGTCTGAAGTCTTTGGTATATAACAAACAGGAAATGTTGTCCAATCCAAAAGATATGCCTGCTCAACCAATCTTCCAGGCTTTCCGTGCTCCGGTAGACAATGATAAGAGCTTTGGTAACTGGTTGGCGAAGGACTGGAAAAATGCAGGAATGGATGCACCGAAATATACAGTGGAGTCTGCTGACTGGAAAAAGGATGCTGAGGGCGATATTGTTATTAATACTGTGATCCGTAGTTCTTATATAAAAGGAAGCATTGTTTCACGCGCTCAGTTCACGGTGAAGAAGAGTGGAAGCATTGATGTCGAATATCATTTCTTACCACAAGGTGAGCTTCCCGAACTTCCCCGTCTGGGTATTGCGATGGTCTTTAATAATAATTTTGAACAATATTCCTGGTATGGACGTGGACCTCAGGAAAGTTATCCGGATAGAAAAACCTCAACACGGATTGGCTTATGGCATTCAACAGTCTCCGAAGAGTTGTTTGATTATCCTATTCCTCAGGAAAGTGGAAATAAGGAAGAGGTGCAGTTACTTACTTTGACCAACACAAAAGGGAAAGGCATCACTGTAACTGCTGTTCAGAAGCCTTTTTCAGCTTCGGCATTGCATTATTTCGCTCAGGATTTATATCGGACAGCTCACAGCTGTGATCTTGTGCCTAGAAAAGATGTGATTTTGTCTATCGATGAACAGCAATTAGGATTAGGAAACAGTAGTTGTGGTCCGGCTGTTTTGAAACGTTATGCCATAGAAAAGAAAGAGCATATTTTGCATTTTCGTATAACTCCGGCAGAGCGATTTTTGTCTCCGGGTAAATTTGAGTAG